From one Streptomyces sp. SCSIO 30461 genomic stretch:
- a CDS encoding carbonic anhydrase, producing MDRAGRPDRRTLLTGGLVGAAVALAGCSSTRAASPAASPSPQPRITTPAAAFARLLEGNKRWVSGDLQHPDRDPDRRQFVAQEQQPFGAVLACIDSRVPPELLFDTGLGDLFVMRTGGEAVGPVVTGSVEYGPMTSGTPLIMVLGHQRCGAVKAAYESLRDGEPLPGNLQAIVKALQPAYEQAVREGGADPVETMARAQVTLTAADLRSNQDLEPLVGRGALAVVGAYYWLDTGKVEVLAGAPS from the coding sequence ATGGACAGAGCCGGACGTCCGGATCGTAGAACGCTGCTGACCGGCGGACTCGTGGGCGCCGCGGTCGCACTTGCGGGGTGCTCATCGACCAGGGCCGCCTCGCCGGCAGCCAGCCCTTCACCCCAACCGCGCATCACCACGCCCGCCGCGGCATTCGCGAGGCTGCTGGAAGGCAACAAGCGCTGGGTGAGCGGAGATCTCCAGCACCCCGACCGGGATCCGGACCGGCGTCAGTTCGTGGCCCAGGAGCAGCAGCCCTTCGGCGCGGTCCTCGCATGTATCGACTCCCGAGTGCCGCCTGAACTCCTCTTCGACACCGGCCTGGGTGACCTCTTCGTGATGCGCACGGGTGGGGAGGCGGTCGGCCCGGTGGTCACCGGGTCCGTCGAGTACGGGCCCATGACGAGTGGCACCCCCCTCATCATGGTCCTCGGGCATCAGCGCTGCGGCGCCGTCAAGGCGGCGTACGAGTCCCTTCGTGACGGCGAACCCCTGCCCGGCAACCTGCAGGCGATCGTCAAAGCCCTCCAACCGGCGTACGAGCAGGCAGTCCGGGAGGGCGGCGCCGATCCGGTCGAGACCATGGCCCGCGCTCAGGTCACCCTGACCGCGGCCGATCTGCGCTCCAACCAGGACCTGGAGCCCCTCGTGGGAAGGGGCGCCCTCGCCGTGGTCGGCGCCTACTACTGGCTCGACACCGGCAAGGTGGAGGTCCTGGCCGGCGCGCCCTCCTGA